A single Paraburkholderia sp. FT54 DNA region contains:
- a CDS encoding FliI/YscN family ATPase, which translates to MRSSGNSGLKFMSAPTLRGRVVEARGVIARVVGVSLRIGEKVRLVRPDTLEAQYGEVVGFAHDGALVMPLAGLDGLSDITEVQGCGAAWGRFDAAGLLGRVVDGLGNPLDGGPVPQPLANDAAAQADARMTLNPLERPVIATPFATGVRAIDGLLTCGIGQRTGIFAPAGGGKSTIMGMIANGASTDAVVVALIGERGREVAEFIHDHLEQRRASAIVVVATSDRPAAERIKAAELAAQVAAGLRATGRNVLLLFDSLTRYARALRELGLAVGEPPLRGGFPPSVFARLPKLIESAGVTGQGSITAFYTVLADEADLSDPVAEEARSLLDGHIQLSSKLGAAGHYPAIDILHSRSRLMTRVADAAQRADADRVREWLARYEEVELLLQIGEYQRGSDPSTEMAIERRAAIQRFLRQPYDNRCAWPDMRMQLRALCDGGQRA; encoded by the coding sequence ATGCGATCGTCTGGAAATAGCGGCCTCAAGTTTATGTCCGCGCCGACCTTGCGCGGCAGGGTGGTGGAAGCGCGCGGCGTGATCGCGCGGGTGGTGGGCGTGTCGTTGCGAATCGGCGAGAAAGTGCGGCTGGTGCGCCCGGATACGCTCGAAGCTCAGTATGGCGAAGTAGTCGGGTTTGCGCACGACGGCGCACTGGTCATGCCGCTCGCCGGTCTGGACGGCCTGTCGGATATCACCGAAGTGCAAGGCTGCGGCGCCGCGTGGGGCCGGTTCGACGCGGCAGGGCTGCTCGGGCGGGTGGTCGATGGGCTCGGCAACCCGCTCGATGGCGGTCCCGTACCACAGCCGCTCGCGAACGATGCGGCAGCGCAGGCCGACGCCCGGATGACGCTGAATCCGCTCGAACGGCCGGTCATCGCCACGCCGTTCGCCACCGGGGTCCGCGCGATCGACGGCCTGCTGACCTGCGGCATCGGTCAGCGCACCGGCATCTTCGCGCCGGCGGGCGGCGGCAAGAGCACGATCATGGGCATGATCGCGAACGGCGCATCGACCGATGCGGTCGTGGTCGCATTGATCGGCGAGCGCGGCCGCGAGGTGGCCGAGTTCATTCACGATCATCTCGAGCAACGGCGCGCGTCGGCGATCGTGGTCGTCGCGACGTCCGACCGGCCGGCCGCCGAGCGGATCAAGGCGGCGGAACTCGCAGCGCAGGTTGCCGCGGGGTTGCGCGCCACGGGACGCAATGTCCTGCTGCTGTTCGATTCGCTGACGCGCTATGCGCGCGCTTTGCGCGAGCTCGGGCTGGCGGTCGGCGAGCCGCCGTTGCGCGGCGGTTTTCCGCCCAGCGTGTTTGCCCGGTTGCCAAAGCTGATCGAATCGGCCGGCGTGACGGGGCAGGGCAGCATCACGGCGTTCTACACCGTGTTGGCCGACGAAGCCGATCTGTCCGATCCTGTGGCTGAAGAAGCACGCTCTCTGCTCGACGGGCATATCCAGCTCTCGTCGAAACTGGGCGCGGCGGGACATTATCCGGCAATCGATATCTTGCATAGCCGCAGCCGGTTGATGACGCGCGTCGCGGACGCCGCGCAACGCGCGGACGCCGACCGCGTGCGCGAGTGGCTCGCGCGTTATGAGGAGGTCGAACTGTTATTGCAGATCGGCGAATACCAGCGGGGCAGCGATCCGAGTACGGAGATGGCTATCGAAAGGCGTGCCGCGATCCAGCGGTTTTTGCGCCAGCCCTATGACAACCGCTGCGCATGGCCGGACATGCGTATGCAGTTGCGCGCGCTGTGTGACGGCGGTCAGCGCGCATGA
- a CDS encoding flagellar biosynthesis protein FlhA — protein sequence MSNRSILSRYDLSALFARHADLAVGLGLLAVLALLIVPVPPFVLDLFICVSFAASLTMLTTTLYVAKPADLASFPSLLLMTTLLRLALAIASTKMILLHAHAGQIIGAFGEMVVGGNVAVGLVVFIVLAAIQFIVVAKGADRVAEVAARFTLDGIPGRQMSIDADMRNGVITAAQASQRRTALERDTYFYGSLDGAMKFVKGDAVAGIVVALVNIVGGLAVGIAQRGMSFGDALHAYTILTVGDGLVSQIPSLIVSVAAGILVTRVGSADHKDAHLGGDIYRQLAVHPKAIGMAGVACLSLAVIPGFPHIQFLVAGGLLLALAVTLTRNAAVATNSQRALMPGMTRDGGNYVPRILDDVELGTSATLRLRLGLKAFDALRPEALNRQLGRLRRNLMVELGVPFPGLALLRDSRLAPERYIVDIEDVPFASGTLVAEHTLLSGDESRIPFDGVVGYRPRAAKSVWVPAATAASIKDPEIRKASVDEALCDHLAEICERSAPEFLGTQETRFLLDQLAIEFRELVAQAGQALSIVQLAGVLRQLLRQRVPIRNLRAILEAVVRVPAAERTIDRMVREARIQLGRQIARAHADLATWTIVAAVLDPAWEVSLEAQIRSGVDGEPQCVLSAEELTRAQRILTQDLAGIGLVVTNAVLRPHLARLLRDFGRPIEVLAIEEIPLDIYRIQTVATLGAA from the coding sequence ATGTCGAATCGTTCCATTCTCAGCCGCTACGACCTGTCCGCGCTCTTTGCGCGACACGCCGACCTCGCCGTCGGCCTTGGCCTGCTCGCCGTGCTCGCACTGCTCATCGTGCCGGTGCCGCCATTCGTGCTCGATCTGTTTATTTGCGTGAGTTTTGCCGCGAGTCTGACGATGCTGACCACGACGTTGTATGTCGCAAAGCCCGCGGACCTCGCGAGCTTTCCGTCGCTGCTGCTAATGACGACGCTGCTGCGTCTCGCGTTGGCGATCGCCTCGACCAAGATGATCCTGCTGCACGCGCACGCCGGTCAGATCATCGGCGCATTCGGCGAAATGGTGGTGGGCGGCAACGTCGCGGTCGGGCTGGTGGTGTTCATCGTGCTCGCGGCGATCCAGTTCATCGTGGTCGCGAAAGGCGCGGACCGGGTCGCCGAGGTGGCCGCGCGCTTCACGCTGGATGGCATTCCGGGCCGCCAGATGAGTATCGACGCCGACATGCGCAACGGCGTCATCACCGCCGCCCAGGCGAGCCAGCGACGCACGGCGCTCGAACGCGATACCTACTTCTACGGCTCGCTCGACGGTGCGATGAAGTTCGTCAAGGGCGACGCGGTGGCGGGCATTGTCGTCGCGCTGGTGAATATCGTCGGCGGTCTGGCGGTCGGCATTGCCCAGCGCGGCATGTCATTCGGCGACGCGCTGCACGCATACACGATTCTCACCGTCGGCGACGGCCTGGTGTCGCAGATTCCGTCGCTGATCGTCTCGGTGGCGGCGGGCATTCTCGTGACCCGCGTGGGCTCGGCCGATCACAAGGACGCGCATCTGGGCGGCGACATCTACCGGCAATTGGCGGTGCATCCCAAGGCGATTGGGATGGCCGGCGTCGCGTGTCTGTCGTTGGCGGTAATCCCCGGTTTCCCGCACATCCAGTTTCTGGTTGCTGGCGGCCTGCTGCTGGCACTGGCAGTCACGTTGACGCGCAACGCCGCGGTGGCGACGAATTCGCAGCGCGCGCTGATGCCGGGAATGACGCGCGACGGCGGCAACTATGTGCCGCGCATTCTCGACGACGTCGAGTTGGGCACGAGCGCGACGTTACGGCTGCGCCTGGGCCTGAAGGCCTTCGACGCACTGCGGCCGGAAGCGCTGAACCGGCAGCTGGGCCGCTTGCGCCGCAACCTGATGGTCGAACTGGGCGTGCCCTTCCCGGGTCTCGCGTTGCTGCGCGACTCGCGGCTTGCGCCTGAGCGCTACATCGTCGATATCGAGGATGTGCCGTTCGCGAGCGGCACACTGGTTGCCGAACACACGCTGCTGAGCGGCGACGAAAGCCGCATTCCATTCGACGGCGTCGTGGGCTACCGGCCGCGCGCCGCAAAATCGGTCTGGGTGCCGGCCGCGACCGCGGCGTCGATCAAGGACCCGGAGATCCGCAAAGCGAGCGTCGACGAAGCGCTATGCGATCACCTCGCCGAAATCTGCGAGCGCTCGGCGCCCGAATTTCTCGGCACACAGGAGACCCGCTTCCTGCTCGATCAATTGGCGATCGAATTCCGCGAGCTGGTGGCTCAGGCAGGGCAGGCGCTGAGCATCGTGCAACTCGCCGGCGTGCTGCGGCAACTGTTGCGGCAGCGTGTGCCGATTCGCAACCTGCGCGCGATTCTCGAAGCCGTGGTGCGCGTGCCGGCGGCCGAACGCACGATCGACCGGATGGTGCGCGAAGCGCGCATCCAGCTCGGTCGTCAAATCGCGCGAGCCCACGCCGACCTCGCGACATGGACGATCGTCGCGGCCGTGCTGGATCCCGCGTGGGAGGTCAGTCTCGAAGCGCAGATCCGCAGCGGCGTCGACGGGGAGCCGCAGTGCGTGCTGTCCGCCGAAGAACTGACCCGCGCGCAGCGGATCCTGACGCAGGACCTGGCCGGGATCGGCCTGGTCGTCACGAATGCCGTATTGCGTCCGCACCTTGCGCGGTTGTTGCGCGACTTCGGCCGGCCCATCGAGGTGCTGGCGATCGAAGAGATTCCGCTCGACATCTACCGTATCCAGACTGTCGCGACGCTCGGCGCGGCATGA
- a CDS encoding EscU/YscU/HrcU family type III secretion system export apparatus switch protein: MSNKTEAPTPKRIRRARKDGEIAKSTHLTVAFSGLCWWLYLFIEAPHLYALSTKLIQHVATLDAPRPFEERLASTFAMLTAFVTPVLTALGVGALAVLVPELMQTRGLLAWKRVALDVKRLNPVSGFARMFSLRLVWDTVLALAQFAILLFLFVQALVAWLRQLAPIWAFSLPVHLGYTAISHSHLLAWMAASQIVPAAADYFIQRFLWLRGMRMDKSEIKREFRDDEGDPGVKSRRRALHRELGK; this comes from the coding sequence ATGAGCAACAAGACCGAAGCTCCGACCCCCAAGCGGATCCGCCGCGCGCGCAAGGACGGCGAGATCGCGAAAAGCACGCATCTGACGGTGGCGTTCAGCGGACTTTGCTGGTGGCTGTACCTGTTCATCGAAGCCCCGCATCTGTATGCGCTCAGCACGAAGCTGATCCAGCATGTAGCAACGCTAGACGCACCGCGCCCATTCGAGGAGCGGCTCGCATCGACATTCGCGATGCTCACCGCCTTCGTCACGCCGGTGCTGACGGCGCTTGGCGTAGGCGCGCTCGCGGTGCTCGTGCCGGAGCTGATGCAGACACGCGGACTGCTCGCGTGGAAACGCGTGGCGCTCGATGTAAAGCGTCTGAATCCGGTCAGCGGCTTCGCACGGATGTTCAGCCTGCGTCTGGTGTGGGACACGGTGCTCGCGCTGGCGCAGTTCGCGATTCTGCTGTTCCTGTTCGTGCAGGCGCTCGTCGCATGGTTGCGGCAACTGGCGCCCATCTGGGCTTTCTCGTTGCCGGTTCATCTCGGCTATACGGCGATATCGCACTCGCATTTGCTGGCCTGGATGGCCGCGTCGCAGATCGTGCCCGCCGCCGCCGACTATTTCATCCAGCGCTTTCTGTGGCTGCGCGGCATGCGCATGGACAAGAGCGAAATCAAACGGGAATTCCGCGACGACGAAGGGGACCCCGGCGTGAAGAGCCGTCGCCGCGCGCTGCATCGGGAGCTAGGTAAATAA
- a CDS encoding flagellar biosynthetic protein FliR, whose translation MNYIGYLEGFAFCAIRPAVALFLIPFGQSGSLGILLRLPMLLALAMLPQQNGWPAQLLPAICVEAATGTALGLLLGTIFHAAAAAGAVLDQQGGYASAAIYDPHFQQDAALFETLFSQFAALTLFTGPGLPLLFGFFTDAWVLWPPGRWRGDLADVFRQIALRDLAGSLTEGVRLASPLLGLVLLVDVAFGLMSRHAKRLNPFSTARTVKAMILSFAAMLSVPPLFVQLRVAFDHIIHLQ comes from the coding sequence ATGAATTACATCGGCTATCTCGAGGGTTTCGCCTTCTGTGCGATCAGACCCGCCGTGGCGCTGTTTCTGATTCCGTTCGGACAAAGCGGCTCGCTCGGCATCCTGCTGCGTCTGCCGATGCTGCTTGCGCTTGCCATGTTGCCGCAGCAGAACGGCTGGCCCGCGCAGCTGCTGCCGGCAATCTGTGTCGAGGCGGCGACCGGTACGGCGCTCGGCCTTTTGCTCGGCACGATCTTCCATGCGGCAGCCGCCGCTGGCGCGGTGCTCGATCAGCAGGGCGGATACGCGAGCGCGGCCATCTACGATCCGCATTTCCAGCAGGACGCGGCGTTGTTCGAAACGTTGTTTTCACAGTTTGCCGCGCTGACGCTTTTCACGGGCCCCGGCTTGCCGCTCCTGTTCGGCTTTTTTACCGATGCATGGGTGCTGTGGCCGCCGGGCCGTTGGCGCGGCGATCTCGCCGACGTGTTCAGACAAATCGCGCTGCGCGACCTTGCCGGTTCGCTGACCGAAGGCGTGCGGCTTGCGAGTCCGTTGCTCGGCCTCGTGTTGCTGGTCGATGTCGCCTTCGGGCTGATGTCGCGACACGCAAAGCGGCTCAATCCGTTTTCCACCGCGCGCACGGTCAAGGCGATGATCCTGTCGTTTGCCGCGATGCTCAGCGTGCCGCCGCTGTTCGTGCAGTTGCGCGTTGCTTTCGACCACATCATCCATCTGCAATGA
- the sctS gene encoding type III secretion system export apparatus subunit SctS, producing the protein MNSSPSLATLSSDALMLVFWLSLPALAIATVVGLLLGLLQSVTQIQDQSLPYGAKIICVGAVLMSTAPWASRELARFLAHVFTFIAAGRLH; encoded by the coding sequence ATGAACAGTTCTCCCTCTCTCGCCACGTTGTCCAGCGACGCGCTCATGCTCGTTTTCTGGCTGTCACTCCCTGCGCTTGCCATCGCGACAGTCGTCGGCTTGCTGCTCGGACTATTGCAGTCGGTGACGCAGATTCAGGATCAGAGCCTGCCTTACGGCGCAAAGATCATCTGCGTCGGTGCTGTGCTGATGAGCACCGCACCTTGGGCGAGCCGCGAACTCGCGCGCTTTTTGGCCCATGTGTTCACCTTCATCGCCGCGGGGCGTCTGCACTGA
- the sctR gene encoding type III secretion system export apparatus subunit SctR, translated as MNPQLDQLQVISVFFMLGLLPLAVVMTTSFTKFSIVLTLLRSALGVQQAPSNLVISGIALAATLVVMSPTIGKIESALPAGENGEVALPRPVELLRAVRDPLGEFMLAHSRPDERKFLVGAAKRIDPERDARETDLQLLIPAFLISEISSGFEAGFLLYIAFLVVDLVVANVLSAMGMMMLSPSTVSIPLKLFIFVSVSGISKLMHGLIVSYAK; from the coding sequence ATGAACCCCCAACTCGACCAGCTGCAGGTCATCAGCGTGTTCTTCATGCTCGGCCTGTTGCCACTTGCGGTCGTGATGACGACCTCGTTCACGAAGTTCAGCATTGTGCTGACGCTGTTGCGTTCGGCGCTCGGCGTGCAGCAGGCGCCGAGCAACCTGGTGATCTCGGGGATCGCGCTCGCGGCGACGCTGGTCGTGATGTCGCCGACTATCGGGAAGATCGAATCCGCATTGCCCGCCGGCGAGAACGGCGAGGTCGCGCTCCCACGTCCCGTCGAACTGCTGCGGGCGGTGCGCGATCCGCTCGGCGAATTCATGCTGGCGCATTCGCGGCCTGATGAACGGAAGTTCCTCGTCGGTGCCGCGAAGCGGATCGATCCCGAGCGCGACGCCCGGGAAACCGATCTCCAGTTGCTGATTCCCGCGTTTCTGATCAGCGAAATATCGAGTGGATTCGAGGCCGGCTTTCTGCTCTATATCGCGTTTCTGGTGGTGGATCTGGTCGTCGCCAACGTGCTGAGCGCGATGGGCATGATGATGCTGTCGCCGAGCACGGTGTCGATTCCACTGAAGCTTTTTATTTTCGTGTCCGTGTCGGGTATCTCGAAGCTGATGCACGGCCTTATCGTCAGCTATGCAAAATGA
- a CDS encoding FliM/FliN family flagellar motor switch protein, with translation MNLWSDMECLLPADAERHNLAIRHFGRPREVLVGARRFTLQFEPCRARYPLRLSGTAAQAPFSAACDAGALLPELTPSVIAARGDSTLVHVGDALNDWLCALEGLFGFTIDVTAVGFDTVPQPGAYGLAVTHVASGRAAHFSFCSPAVDAWLRLRLPPPALSETLLRRLYVRMPICMAGPSMSLPRLRKIAVGDALLIDRYSCFLRVPLRLGACRILLKFTEEHTLIDHVLNDETTPVEVTSELLPIDSLTFAFDAVLGTLSLSVAELAHLREGSIVAFRLPARERSVTLLCQGIPFARGELIDIDGALGVRVTRLTQGDLPA, from the coding sequence ATGAATCTTTGGTCCGACATGGAGTGCCTGCTGCCGGCGGACGCCGAGCGCCACAACCTGGCGATTCGTCACTTTGGGCGACCGCGGGAAGTGCTCGTCGGCGCGCGCCGCTTCACGCTGCAGTTCGAGCCGTGCCGGGCGCGCTACCCGCTGCGGCTCTCCGGCACGGCGGCACAAGCGCCCTTCAGCGCGGCATGCGATGCCGGAGCGCTTCTGCCCGAATTGACGCCGTCGGTGATCGCCGCGCGCGGCGACAGCACCCTCGTGCATGTCGGCGACGCGTTGAACGACTGGCTGTGCGCGCTCGAGGGGCTATTCGGCTTCACGATCGATGTCACCGCGGTCGGCTTCGACACCGTCCCGCAGCCGGGCGCATACGGGCTCGCCGTGACGCACGTGGCGAGCGGGCGCGCTGCCCACTTTTCGTTTTGCAGCCCGGCGGTCGATGCGTGGCTGCGTTTGAGGCTACCGCCGCCGGCGCTCAGCGAAACCCTGCTGCGACGCCTCTACGTGCGTATGCCGATTTGCATGGCCGGTCCGTCGATGTCGTTGCCGCGCTTGCGCAAGATCGCGGTTGGCGACGCGCTGCTGATCGACCGTTATTCGTGTTTCCTGCGCGTGCCGCTGCGGTTGGGCGCGTGCCGGATCTTGTTGAAGTTCACTGAGGAGCACACCTTGATAGACCATGTCCTGAATGATGAAACCACACCGGTCGAAGTGACCAGCGAACTGCTGCCGATCGACTCCCTGACGTTCGCGTTCGACGCGGTGCTCGGCACGCTGTCGCTTTCGGTTGCCGAACTGGCCCATTTGCGCGAAGGATCGATCGTCGCATTCCGGCTGCCCGCGCGTGAGCGTTCCGTCACGCTCTTATGTCAGGGCATTCCGTTTGCTCGTGGCGAGCTGATCGATATCGACGGTGCGTTGGGCGTGCGCGTGACCCGGCTGACTCAAGGAGATCTACCGGCATGA
- a CDS encoding FliH/SctL family protein codes for MLICRMGEWRIESDGHLSALELASLEGLRAAEAQRAAETARERSRLGMQARELKRRAWRHGHSAGTAAALRKEVGRAAATAFAAHRLEDRLAQIVLGAVSDIVGQLPPSAALTNQLRRAVAVSQSQRLISVRVAPAAFEDATRLIATIEQELGTPLCTVLSDAGLPVHSCVIETETGVVDGGLKVQLRALERGIRDGVAAVLRAYDFADGSGRTALDGIEHGVRDALAALAGPASPPLPRPPAPKLVRVVRRPFVREAA; via the coding sequence ATGTTGATCTGTCGAATGGGCGAATGGAGGATCGAATCCGATGGGCATTTGAGCGCGCTCGAACTCGCCTCGCTCGAAGGCTTGCGGGCCGCCGAAGCGCAGCGCGCGGCCGAGACAGCGCGGGAGCGCAGCCGCCTCGGGATGCAGGCGCGCGAACTGAAGCGCCGCGCATGGCGTCACGGTCATTCGGCCGGAACTGCAGCGGCGCTGCGCAAGGAAGTAGGGCGAGCAGCGGCGACGGCGTTTGCGGCACACCGTCTGGAGGACCGGCTCGCGCAGATCGTGCTCGGCGCGGTGAGCGACATTGTCGGTCAACTGCCGCCGTCAGCCGCGTTGACCAACCAGTTGCGCCGTGCGGTCGCCGTGTCGCAGTCGCAGCGACTCATTTCCGTGCGTGTCGCGCCGGCAGCGTTCGAGGACGCGACGCGGCTGATTGCCACGATCGAGCAGGAACTCGGCACGCCGTTATGCACGGTACTGAGCGATGCGGGATTGCCCGTTCATTCGTGCGTCATCGAAACCGAGACCGGCGTGGTCGACGGCGGTCTGAAAGTGCAGTTGAGGGCGCTGGAGCGCGGCATCCGCGATGGCGTGGCTGCAGTGCTGCGCGCTTACGACTTCGCCGACGGCTCGGGACGCACTGCCCTCGACGGGATCGAGCACGGCGTGCGGGATGCGCTGGCCGCCCTCGCCGGACCGGCTTCGCCCCCGCTTCCACGGCCCCCGGCACCCAAGCTCGTGCGAGTCGTTCGCCGTCCGTTCGTGCGGGAGGCCGCATGA
- the sctJ gene encoding type III secretion system inner membrane ring lipoprotein SctJ has protein sequence MRRALMLLPVLLLLAGCKTSLFEGLDEDQANRIVAALSHHGINGYKERNADRTWNISVDDADAVVATELASAYALPRGGHANLGELFSRQGLISSPEEDRVRYVYGLSQELSETLEKMDGVLLARVHIVLPEKDPMDPAQDAPPSASVMMRYRSDYNLEPMRDRIRALVAGSVEGLTPERVSLTLIAVTPVLTFPGSCVDGADVGSAAGAVAATSCGRDGGAVPSRATAMLSALALLVLLVSGFTLLWRSEMRTWFKWKPRNGTGAEPGHPGRAAPKAAPDASDTDTAKAAVSAAQSATHMGGDA, from the coding sequence ATGCGCCGCGCCTTAATGTTGTTGCCGGTCCTGCTCCTCCTCGCCGGCTGCAAGACCTCGCTTTTTGAAGGCCTGGACGAGGACCAGGCGAACCGTATCGTCGCTGCGCTGAGCCATCACGGTATCAACGGCTACAAAGAGCGCAACGCGGACCGGACATGGAACATCTCGGTCGACGACGCCGACGCCGTGGTCGCCACGGAGTTGGCCAGCGCGTATGCGTTGCCGCGCGGTGGCCATGCGAATCTCGGTGAACTATTCAGCCGCCAGGGGTTGATTTCGAGCCCCGAGGAAGATCGCGTGCGCTACGTGTACGGACTTTCGCAGGAGCTGTCCGAAACGCTGGAGAAGATGGACGGCGTGCTGCTTGCACGCGTGCATATCGTGCTGCCGGAAAAAGATCCGATGGATCCCGCGCAGGACGCGCCGCCGTCGGCGTCCGTGATGATGCGTTATCGCAGCGACTACAACCTGGAACCGATGCGCGACCGGATTCGCGCACTGGTGGCGGGCAGTGTCGAAGGGCTGACACCCGAGCGCGTGTCGTTGACGCTGATCGCGGTGACGCCGGTATTGACCTTTCCAGGCAGTTGCGTGGACGGCGCGGATGTCGGCAGCGCCGCGGGTGCGGTCGCTGCAACGTCCTGTGGGCGTGACGGCGGCGCCGTGCCCTCGCGTGCCACGGCGATGCTAAGCGCGCTGGCGCTGCTCGTGCTGCTGGTGTCCGGTTTCACGTTGTTGTGGCGCTCGGAGATGCGCACCTGGTTCAAATGGAAACCGCGCAATGGCACGGGAGCAGAACCGGGCCATCCCGGGCGGGCCGCGCCGAAAGCGGCGCCCGACGCATCGGATACGGACACCGCGAAGGCTGCCGTCAGTGCAGCGCAATCCGCGACTCACATGGGAGGCGACGCATGA
- a CDS encoding acyl carrier protein: protein MLQLPVTPIAPQADALSPVSRGTGLPTDGAADEGSLIERLLTRAQDAQDASTQQLSQHLDQLDSGRISTSDLLRLQADMGSFAVRVQMTVRVADEAGRAIQTLSQRS from the coding sequence ATGTTGCAACTTCCAGTCACACCCATTGCGCCGCAAGCCGACGCGCTGTCCCCTGTGTCTCGTGGCACCGGCCTGCCCACTGACGGAGCAGCCGACGAAGGTTCGCTGATCGAGCGCCTGCTCACGCGCGCCCAGGACGCGCAGGACGCATCCACGCAGCAACTGTCGCAGCACCTCGACCAACTCGACTCCGGCCGCATCTCGACTTCCGACCTGCTGCGTCTTCAGGCCGACATGGGTTCCTTCGCGGTGCGGGTGCAGATGACAGTGCGCGTCGCCGACGAGGCCGGCCGTGCAATCCAGACGTTGTCGCAGCGAAGCTGA
- a CDS encoding FHA domain-containing protein, which yields MTADALIVVTNGLHAGASMALTAAKPTRIGSGAEVDLMVLDEGVEPLHATIELIDATLALVAHQPGVAAFGRRLAPGRRVLLARGARFSAGAATFQFGGRGTPGDATARHAEYAYLLRHAPLAYIAKRWSDASPVAKATVFATPVAFALLLGITSGSWWSAPRAPRTNDAFSLVTTHLDRNSGALVYEGYVQSATDLAALTASAWSRQRAPVMHVIVLAQLQEQVGEFLARYYRGAQVRPGQPGEFTATLPDARGFLSPESWDYARVARQARGEINGLRNLAFPGHVQQGKRVRVPLDALGLNLLASPHATWLTDAHGVRYFVGARLPIGRVTRISACTADITRDDDGSVYELFMDAGHVSKSCK from the coding sequence GTGACCGCTGACGCGCTAATCGTCGTAACTAACGGACTGCACGCCGGCGCGAGCATGGCGTTGACAGCCGCGAAGCCGACCCGGATAGGCAGCGGCGCGGAGGTGGACCTGATGGTGCTAGACGAAGGCGTCGAACCGCTTCATGCCACCATCGAATTGATCGATGCGACGCTCGCGTTGGTCGCGCATCAGCCAGGCGTGGCCGCGTTCGGGCGACGCTTGGCGCCGGGCCGGCGCGTGCTGTTGGCACGTGGCGCGCGCTTTTCAGCAGGCGCGGCCACCTTTCAGTTCGGTGGCCGCGGTACGCCGGGCGACGCGACGGCGCGGCACGCTGAGTACGCCTACCTGCTGCGCCATGCACCGCTCGCGTATATCGCAAAACGCTGGTCCGACGCGTCGCCCGTTGCGAAGGCGACCGTCTTCGCAACGCCGGTTGCGTTTGCGTTGCTCTTGGGGATCACGTCGGGCTCCTGGTGGAGCGCACCGCGTGCGCCGCGAACCAACGACGCGTTTAGCCTGGTGACGACGCATCTCGACCGGAATTCCGGCGCGCTCGTCTATGAAGGCTACGTGCAGTCGGCTACCGATCTGGCAGCGCTGACGGCCAGTGCCTGGTCGCGCCAGCGGGCGCCGGTCATGCATGTAATCGTGCTCGCGCAACTGCAGGAGCAGGTCGGCGAATTTCTCGCGCGTTACTACCGCGGCGCGCAAGTACGCCCTGGGCAACCCGGTGAATTCACCGCGACCCTGCCCGATGCCCGCGGCTTTCTATCGCCCGAATCGTGGGACTACGCACGCGTGGCGCGTCAGGCGCGCGGCGAGATCAACGGGCTGCGCAATCTCGCTTTTCCCGGTCACGTGCAGCAGGGAAAACGGGTGCGCGTTCCGCTCGACGCGCTTGGGCTCAACCTGCTCGCCAGTCCTCACGCGACCTGGCTCACCGACGCGCACGGGGTGCGCTACTTCGTCGGCGCGCGGCTGCCGATCGGACGGGTCACGCGAATTTCGGCCTGCACGGCGGATATCACGCGCGACGACGATGGTTCGGTATACGAATTGTTTATGGACGCTGGCCATGTCTCCAAGAGCTGCAAGTAA